The uncultured Cohaesibacter sp. genome includes a window with the following:
- a CDS encoding SDR family oxidoreductase has translation MKLFIFGLGYSAGAIARELAAECEWIAATSRSEDKLAEMEASGIRPFLFDGLKPNPDITPVLKEATHVLISIAPTAMGDPAFHCHGENIAHSPNLEWLGYLSTVGVYGNHDGEWVTEKSEPNPVSKRSLQRVAAEIGWTDFAAKLKKPLGIYRLAGIYGPGRNQMIKIDAGTARAIDKPGQVFNRIHVDDIALAVSEAARQKHAGVLNVCDDEPAPPQEVLAYCAELMGMPPLEEIPFEHADMTPMGRSFYGENKRCDNKALHKLIGGDMRYPTYREAFSEMWDKQIWRG, from the coding sequence ATGAAACTTTTCATTTTCGGACTGGGCTACAGCGCCGGTGCCATCGCAAGGGAACTTGCGGCGGAGTGCGAGTGGATCGCTGCCACCTCACGCAGTGAAGACAAGCTGGCAGAGATGGAAGCATCCGGCATCCGGCCCTTCCTGTTCGACGGGCTGAAGCCCAACCCAGACATCACGCCCGTCCTCAAGGAAGCAACTCATGTCCTCATCTCGATCGCTCCGACGGCGATGGGAGACCCGGCCTTTCATTGCCATGGCGAGAATATCGCCCACAGTCCCAACCTTGAATGGCTCGGCTATCTCTCGACCGTCGGCGTCTATGGCAATCACGATGGCGAGTGGGTCACAGAGAAGTCCGAACCCAACCCCGTCTCGAAACGCTCTCTGCAGCGGGTCGCCGCCGAGATCGGCTGGACGGATTTCGCCGCCAAGCTGAAAAAGCCGCTGGGGATCTATCGCCTCGCTGGCATCTATGGCCCTGGCCGCAACCAGATGATCAAGATCGATGCGGGGACAGCCCGCGCCATCGACAAGCCCGGTCAGGTCTTCAATCGTATCCATGTCGATGATATTGCGCTGGCGGTCTCTGAGGCGGCCAGACAAAAGCATGCGGGCGTCCTCAACGTCTGTGATGATGAACCGGCTCCCCCGCAGGAGGTGCTGGCCTATTGCGCCGAGCTGATGGGCATGCCGCCGCTGGAAGAAATTCCGTTCGAACATGCCGACATGACGCCCATGGGCCGCAGCTTCTATGGTGAGAACAAGCGCTGTGACAACAAGGCCTTGCACAAGCTGATCGGTGGCGACATGCGCTATCCCACCTATCGGGAAGCCTTCAGTGAGATGTGGGACAAACAGATCTGGCGCGGCTGA